The genomic stretch GATTCAGTTTTTTAAATTCAATTACAAGCTAACAGCATacgtttgagttgtttaaacaaAAACCGATTGCTTTTAACAAAGGGTCCGGAAGATGCTCATGACACTAAAGATTTACTTTGATATGCTGTAATAAAATTACTGATATTGTTTGCAGATATTGTTTGCAGATATTCAATTACCAACTGATATGCTGTAGTAAAATTACTGATATTGTTTGCAGAATGCTTAGCATTCTAATTACCTTAAATAGTCGAATTTACTTTGAGGACCATTTTCTATATTTGTAAAAGCAAATACATTGGGACTTAAATTCTGGATCTTCATGAAACATGGGGACCTTTAGGACCTAAAGTTAAACCCGCTTAACAAGCTCTTGGAGTTAGTTCGGTCAATGTTGGTCCTCTTGAGAATTCGATTAATATTTCTTGGTCTTAAACCCTTGACTCCGACGAAATTAATGTCATTTGGAAATGAAGGTGCACATGTATAATCTTGAACGTCTATGTGTCTCATATTTCAAATATAAACACATAATTGTTATCATATCGTGAGTCGTGACCCCATTGGTTGCGGGAATGCACATTATAGAAGCAAcaatttgctatttttaatcttGAAAAACATTTTTAGAAAATCAAGCTtaaaaaacaaaaactcatttaaAACAAGTTAAGCCAAACATGCTCTAAGCTACTCAAACATATGTTGTCGGACGAGCTTTTGAAGTATACTGTATACTACACACGGTTGTGTATTCAACTGTCACTACTTTATGAAAAAATCATGCTTTTgtctaaaataaataaaatatctgATTTCAAGCTTAAGCTAAGGACAGCTCGTATGAAATAGTTGGAGCTCGAGATCAGCTGAAACCTTTACAGAGCTCAAGCTCAAAGTCTCAAACTCGGCTCAAGGGATATAATATGAGCTCGAGTTTAAGAACTAGAAAAAACAAgttgaattaaaaataaaaaaaatgccaATTTAAACACAATTGCTCTTGTAACAAGGCTTGTAGCAAACAATTGGAAAGTTAAAAGCTAAAACAAAGCCAGAATCTCTTAAGAGCTTGCTACATATTAAGTAAAACATAAACTACTTGGTGGAAATTGCAGACGATATGAAAATGGGGTTTTTTTAGCCCAAGACGCTCAAATTATGTCCACGAGCCAAGCTCCGAATATTGGATGAAAGTGGCGCAACCCAGAAGATTGGTGCTGAAAGTGGCACCTTCTTTTCCTCTTGTTCGTCTTGGTACGGATAAAAGGGAGTAACATTGCCATCCTCCATACCAAATATTCCCATATCGTGACCCCATTGGTTGCCGTTATGCACATTATAGTTACCACCGCTAATATCATCCGTAAAATAAATACAATTTGGTCTAATTCCAGGGGATGAACTAGCTTCTATACAAAAAGACTGGTTCCAACCGATGAAGATGGCTCGATCGTTGTTCAGACATGTGACACGCTCTAAGTCGCCTGAATAAACAACCCTAAACACATCGAAATGAAGCGTCTTGTGAGAATCTCTACGTATTTCATAGTGCCTCACAATTAACAAAAGGTCGCCATTCTCGAGGCACACAAGGTAATATTTTGTCTTGCATTTGTTTCTCAGGTCTTTCAAGGCCTCACTCCCGTGTTCCTCGAAGGCACGCTTGAGTTGATAAACAAGGGTCTCTTGACGTAAATTAAAGACCATCTTAGACCTTCGTCCCCTGTCTCGTACAAGATCAAAAGCGAGAATTCCACTATCATCAAACATAGCATAGAACAAATGTCTACGTTTATCGTACACCAATTGGTTGTACGCCAGACCAGGGAAATGGACATAATCCTCTTGAAGGCCCGTCCAACAATTCGGATCAAATTGATGGGTTAACCCGTCAAAATCAGTATCATGTGTAAACTTTCGAGAAATGGGACAGTAAGCGAGGCGCCTGTAATCATATCCTTGGAGGGCCATGACGACACAGTCACAACCGCGAGGGTTGGCAGAAGAAAGGGACAAATTCGAGAGATGGTGAGCCATGTGTTCAGGCTTTTCCAAATAATAAGGATCAAGCTCAGATCTGTCCCAATGGGTGTCGTAATCAGAAACACGCACTTTGAAATTAAGAATGTCATTTGTAATCGGGTCTCGCGTCACACCGAGAACCAAAGGTAACGTCTCCAAAGAGGGCAGCTCTACAACGTCTTTGAGAAACGGGTTGGATAAGTAGACTCTACCGTCCTTGGCATCAACGTAACCTAACCATCCCATTGTTGAAGCGATACACGTGGCTGTATCGGGAACTTGGAGGGTCTTTTTTCTGTTAAGGCTCACAGTTTGACCATCAGCCAGGCTGTAGAAGCAGTCTAGCATGTCGCCAGTTGTTTCGTCCATAACTGAGGGTAGCGTTAGCCAGGGAGTGGCTGTATTGTTGAGCCGCTCAGAAATGAAaattgaatttttagaactacATTTAGCAATGCTATGATTTGCTCTTCGACACGATAACGATGAAGTAGAGGGGATTTGTGTACAGACTAATTTTAATTTTTGAGTTACTGCTTGTGATGTTGCTAGTAGAAACGAAAGTTGTAGGGTTTCCATCTTGTCTTGATTTCACTCGTCCCTTGGATTATTTGTGTACAGGCTAATTTTGGGGTAGAAAATAAAGGATttgaaaattttagggtttttatgGTTGTAAGAGAACCCGGATCGAATAGGGTTCGGTAAGAGACGGTTTTATAATAAGTGGTTGTTAAAAGTTAATATGTTAAATGGTCATTGATTGCAAACGAAAAAATGGCCAAAGAATAAACCATTGGTACTTCCAGTTTACTCTCGTCGTActgatcatttgttgtcctattccattttgtGATATCTCGGTTAATTGctatcttttttatttttggattgcatttgatgaacaattttatCCTTcaaactcaatttgttccacttgttatTTTAAAATTaatcctttcttcttttcttggtTTTGGCCACaaaacaaaggacaacaattTAAGAGggcggagggagtatatgattatAATGGCGCGATGTTGCATACTTGTATCATATTGGACCGAATTATCCGCGGAAAATGAGGTTCATCAGGAAGATACTAATGCCCTCTTCAAGCCCGGCCCAATAACTCACTATCTTCTTGAAG from Silene latifolia isolate original U9 population chromosome 2, ASM4854445v1, whole genome shotgun sequence encodes the following:
- the LOC141627944 gene encoding uncharacterized protein LOC141627944, whose translation is MDETTGDMLDCFYSLADGQTVSLNRKKTLQVPDTATCIASTMGWLGYVDAKDGRVYLSNPFLKDVVELPSLETLPLVLGVTRDPITNDILNFKVRVSDYDTHWDRSELDPYYLEKPEHMAHHLSNLSLSSANPRGCDCVVMALQGYDYRRLAYCPISRKFTHDTDFDGLTHQFDPNCWTGLQEDYVHFPGLAYNQLVYDKRRHLFYAMFDDSGILAFDLVRDRGRRSKMVFNLRQETLVYQLKRAFEEHGSEALKDLRNKCKTKYYLVCLENGDLLLIVRHYEIRRDSHKTLHFDVFRVVYSGDLERVTCLNNDRAIFIGWNQSFCIEASSSPGIRPNCIYFTDDISGGNYNVHNGNQWGHDMGIFGMEDGNVTPFYPYQDEQEEKKVPLSAPIFWVAPLSSNIRSLARGHNLSVLG